In a genomic window of Gossypium arboreum isolate Shixiya-1 chromosome 9, ASM2569848v2, whole genome shotgun sequence:
- the LOC128279275 gene encoding wall-associated receptor kinase-like 10 — MGFHLPLYFLFLLSPILQAAESEEPACGKEVCGNITIPSPFGIHSTCYTKPWFRVTCNPTLNRLKPFINVNGIDLEVLDSIYSDAILINNPVTYINCDRKNEASVRVNLSGTPFFFSSDMNYFGSVGFGNLATILSNEGDSLGGCIQLRPDDGASESGCITLITANFISYTGNMSAMYPDSRRCASAFIFSVYSFSTAYSLPTGINIRTTHVPAVLSWNSTYCGVGGCYRPGLGPINFNTYKVEYCGNVTFHYPFSMEDHDDSDEWFKVICTKAANGEKVPFLKHKWYGYANIEL; from the exons ATGGGTTTTCACTTACCGCTTTACTTCCTCTTCCTGTTGTCCCCAATATTACAGGCAGCAGAATCTGAAGAACCTGCCTGTGGTAAAGAAGTATGTGGAAATATTACAATTCCATCCCCTTTTGGAATCCATAGCACCTGCTATACTAAACCTTGGTTTAGAGTGACTTGCAACCCAACCCTCAATAGGTTAAAGCCATTCATAAACGTAAATGGCATCGATCTGGAGGTACTTGATTCCATATATTCAGACGCCATTCTCATCAATAATCCAGTTACTTACATTAATTGTGATCGTAAAAACGAGGCTAGTGTGAGGGTCAATCTCTCAGGCACTCCATTTTTCTTCTCAAGTGACATGAATTATTTCGGGTCAGTAGGTTTTGGAAATTTGGCTACTATCTTAAGTAACGAAGGTGATTCACTTGGCGGCTGCATTCAACTAAGGCCTGACGATGGTGCTTCTGAATCTGGCTGCATTACTCTAATTACTGCAAATTTCATTTCCTATACTGGAAACATGAGTGCCATGTATCCTGACAGCAGAAGATGCGCATCTGCTTTCATCTTTAGCGTGTACTCTTTCAGTACTGCTTACTCATTACCCACTGGCATCAATATTCGAACCACGCATGTTCCCGCTGTGCTCAGTTGGAATTCCACCTATTGCGGTGTCGGAG GATGCTATAGACCAGGACTAGGACCTATTAACTTCAACACCTATAAGGTAGAGTACTGTGGGAATGTTACTTTTCACTACCCTTTTAGCATGGAGGACCACGATGATTCCGATGAATGGTTTAAAGTAATTTGCACCAAAGCTGCCAATGGGGAAAAAGTGCCTTTTCTTAAACATAAATGGTACGGATATGCAAATATTGAACTTTAA